From the genome of Cytophagales bacterium:
GCAAAGTTTCCGTTATCAATCGTTAGCATGTCTACCGCAGGGTTGGGGTAAACTTTTATTGTGTTTACATTGTTGGGCGGTGGCAAACCCAGCGCCACGTCAATAATGAGTGTATCGGTAACTGAAATGGAATCGTAAACAGTTATAGTATCATAAACAGTTACATAAGTGGTATCGTAAACGGTGGTTGTGTCATACACAGTTACAATAGTTGTATCAAAAACCAAAACCGTGTCGTTCACCGTTATCGTATCGTAAACCGTAATTGTATCATATACG
Proteins encoded in this window:
- a CDS encoding T9SS type A sorting domain-containing protein, which gives rise to VYDTITVYDTITVNDTVLVFDTTIVTVYDTTTVYDTTYVTVYDTITVYDSISVTDTLIIDVALGLPPPNNVNTIKVYPNPAVDMLTIDNGNFALMNNYKIEITDNIGVQVFFSVINQQTFTVDISQWATGLYYIHIKDSGNQIVDTRKIVLQ